A region from the Blastocatellia bacterium genome encodes:
- a CDS encoding outer membrane lipoprotein carrier protein LolA: protein MKAHPNNRARGKVSMTAVGLLAGYVILLLTALRETPGIQVSGASSNPPARLDEIISRLQVKYSRVRSLAADFIQMYRAPGVRMRREEGRVILARGRKMRWHYTNPEEKFFISDGHTVYLYVPRERYVTKARITEHQDIKASFAFFLGDLNLRKMFALIEWAESEPPLDPGDLVLRFIPRNPRLGVAEVIVEVAPETLELRRLSLREFDGARSDFFFSNVRENIAVSRSTFLFAIPPGVQVVEAR from the coding sequence ATGAAAGCCCACCCAAACAACCGGGCGCGTGGAAAGGTGAGCATGACGGCAGTGGGACTACTCGCGGGGTATGTAATTCTGCTGCTCACCGCTCTGAGAGAAACTCCCGGCATTCAGGTGAGCGGAGCATCCTCGAACCCGCCGGCGCGCCTGGATGAGATCATCAGTCGGCTCCAGGTGAAATACTCGCGGGTGAGAAGCCTGGCCGCCGACTTCATTCAGATGTATCGGGCTCCCGGCGTCCGGATGCGACGCGAAGAGGGTCGCGTGATTCTCGCCCGAGGACGGAAGATGCGCTGGCACTATACGAACCCGGAGGAGAAATTTTTCATCTCCGATGGCCACACGGTTTATCTCTACGTCCCGCGCGAGCGCTACGTCACCAAAGCCAGGATTACCGAACATCAGGACATCAAAGCCTCGTTTGCCTTCTTCCTGGGCGATCTTAACTTGCGCAAGATGTTCGCCCTCATCGAGTGGGCCGAAAGCGAGCCGCCGCTTGATCCCGGCGATCTCGTCCTCCGATTCATCCCCAGAAATCCCCGCCTGGGGGTCGCTGAAGTGATCGTCGAGGTCGCTCCCGAGACGCTGGAATTACGCCGCCTCTCGCTGCGTGAGTTCGACGGCGCACGGTCGGATTTTTTCTTCTCCAACGTGCGAGAGAATATCGCCGTATCCCGATCCACCTTTCTCTTTGCCATTCCGCCGGGCGTTCAGGTGGTGGAAGCCCGGTAG